One Streptomyces dangxiongensis genomic window, CTCACAGCGAGGCGCGCCGCTGTGAGGCCCGGCGCGCGCCGCTCACCACCCGCGCGCGTGCCACTCCGGCAGGTGCGGCCGTTCCGTGCCCAGCGTGGTGTCGTCGCCGTGCCCGGGGTAGACCCACGTCTCGTCCGGCAGTGCGCCGAAGATCTTCGTCTCCACGTCGTGGATCAGGCTGGCGAACGCCTGCGGATCCTTGCGCGTGTTGCCGACCCCGCCGGGGAAGAGGCAGTCGCCGGTGAAGACGTGCGGGTGGCCGTGCGGGTCGTCGTAGATCAACGCGATGGAACCGGGGGTGTGCCCGACCAGGTGACGCGCGGTGAGCTGCACCTGGCCCACCCGGATGACGTCGCCGTCGTCGACGAGGACATCGGTGGGCACCGGGATGCCGGGGGCGTCGTCGCGGCCGGCATACGTGCGCGCGCCCGTGCCGGCGACGACCCCGGCGAGCGCCTGCCAGTGGTCGCCGTGCTGATGTGTGGTGACGACGGACGCGATGCCGTCGTCACCGATCATGGACAGGAGCCTCTCCGCCTCGTTGGCGGCATCGATCAGAAGCTGCTCGTCGGTGGCCCGGCAGCGCAGCAGATAGGCGTTGTTGTCCATCGGGCCGACCGCGATCTTGGTGATCATCAGGTCCTTCAGCTCGTGCACGTCCGCCGGTCCGCCGACCTTGACCTCTCCGGAGTACGTCATGGCGGCCAGCCTATAGCGGGGGAGACCCGCCGGACGCTGTCGTCCTACAGCGGGGGCAGCTTCGGCAGCGCGCCGCCCTCCACCTCCAGCGCCGCCCCGTCGCGGCGCCCGGCGAGCCAGCCCAGCAGATCGGCCGGCCGTCCGGTGACGGTGATCTCGGGCACGTCCGCCTCACGGCCGGTGCTCCACGCGCGCGAGCCGTCCGTGATCCGGGTCGCGGGGACGTCGGGGTGCCCGGCGAACCGCTGTGCGAGGAAGCCGGTCTCCCGCTCCAGGAACTCCGCCGGGAGGTGCTCCAGCTCGTACCCGGTCCCGAGGTCGACGTGGTGCAGGTCCACCTCCGCCCATCGCCGGAACGGGATCCGGGCCGCCGAGTCGGTCACCCCGTTGCGCAGTTCGACGGTGCGCGTCCAGTCCGCCGGCGTGTCCCCGGCCGCCTGGAAGCGGGCCGCACTCTCCCGGACGTCGGTGAGCTGGACGGCCACGGGGCGCGGGGCGTCGCGCTCGATGTCGGCGTCGCGCTGCTCGGCGCTCGCGTACATGGGACGCCCTTCCAGGACGTTCACGAGCGCGTCGGCGTTGCGGGCGAGGTGGGCGAGCACATGCCCGCGGCTCCAGCCGGGTAGCCGTGACG contains:
- a CDS encoding maleylpyruvate isomerase family mycothiol-dependent enzyme — its product is MIDHAHDLARVRDATDRLLAAVAELDNASLALPSRLPGWSRGHVLAHLARNADALVNVLEGRPMYASAEQRDADIERDAPRPVAVQLTDVRESAARFQAAGDTPADWTRTVELRNGVTDSAARIPFRRWAEVDLHHVDLGTGYELEHLPAEFLERETGFLAQRFAGHPDVPATRITDGSRAWSTGREADVPEITVTGRPADLLGWLAGRRDGAALEVEGGALPKLPPL
- a CDS encoding MBL fold metallo-hydrolase: MTYSGEVKVGGPADVHELKDLMITKIAVGPMDNNAYLLRCRATDEQLLIDAANEAERLLSMIGDDGIASVVTTHQHGDHWQALAGVVAGTGARTYAGRDDAPGIPVPTDVLVDDGDVIRVGQVQLTARHLVGHTPGSIALIYDDPHGHPHVFTGDCLFPGGVGNTRKDPQAFASLIHDVETKIFGALPDETWVYPGHGDDTTLGTERPHLPEWHARGW